One part of the Paenibacillus silvisoli genome encodes these proteins:
- the secA gene encoding preprotein translocase subunit SecA, translating into MLGLVKKLFGDANEREIKRLMRTVEEINGLESEISKLSDEGLRDKTAEFKARLEKGEDIDSLLPEAFAVCREASKRVLDKRHYDVQLIGGMVLHEGQIAEMKTGEGKTLVATLATYLNALAGKGVHVVTVNDYLATRDSEQMGQLYRFLGLTVGCNLHGLTHEQKQEAYACDITYGTNNEFGFDYLRDNMVLYKEQMVQRPLYYAIIDEVDSILVDEARTPLIISGQAAKSTELYFAADRFANRLKEEEDFTVDIKMRSVTLTDAGVEKAEKAFGIENLFDHANVLLNHHIQQALKAHVIMKRDVDYVVQDEEVVIVDEFTGRLMAGRRYSDGLHQAIEAKEQIKVQNESMTLATITFQNYFRMYRKLSGMTGTAKTEEEEFKKIYGLEVITVPTNRKNIRNDIADVVYKTENGKFKAVVEEIVARHKNNQPVLVGTVSIENSEKLSELLKKKGIQHKVLNAKYHAEEAEIISRAGQSGSVTIATNMAGRGTDIILGESVESLGGLHIIGTERHESRRIDNQLRGRAGRQGDPGSSQFYLSLEDDLMRRFGSENIMGMMERLGFEEDQPIESRLISRAIESAQKRVEGTNFDQRKIVLQYDDVMNQQREIIYKQRREVLFSENIREIVLEMIKPVVTKIVEAHCPTEDVPENWELQEIVDYAEGNFLNEDMITKDDLWGKEPNEIIDFLLEKVIGLYDQREAEIGAETMREFEKVVVLRAVDSKWMDHIDAMDQLRQGIHLRAYGGTDPLREYQFEGFEMFKEMIEHIQEEVTKYIMKAHVESNLERQEVAKGQTESGGSSEMQQKRPVVKEERVRRNDPCPCGSGKKYKQCHGQ; encoded by the coding sequence ATGCTCGGACTTGTAAAGAAATTATTCGGAGACGCCAATGAACGTGAAATTAAGCGTCTTATGCGAACCGTAGAGGAAATTAACGGCTTGGAGTCGGAAATTTCGAAGCTGTCGGATGAGGGGCTGCGGGATAAAACGGCAGAATTTAAAGCCCGCCTTGAAAAAGGAGAAGACATCGACAGTCTGCTTCCTGAGGCGTTCGCGGTCTGCCGCGAGGCATCCAAGCGAGTTTTGGACAAGCGGCACTATGACGTGCAGCTGATCGGCGGTATGGTGCTTCATGAAGGCCAAATCGCGGAGATGAAAACGGGTGAAGGTAAAACGCTCGTCGCTACGCTGGCTACTTATTTAAATGCACTGGCGGGCAAAGGCGTCCATGTCGTTACCGTCAATGACTACTTGGCTACGCGTGACAGCGAGCAAATGGGTCAACTCTATAGATTTTTGGGCTTAACCGTCGGATGCAACCTGCACGGCCTCACGCATGAGCAGAAGCAGGAAGCCTACGCATGCGACATCACATATGGTACGAACAATGAGTTTGGCTTCGACTATTTGCGCGACAACATGGTGCTGTACAAAGAGCAAATGGTACAGCGCCCGCTTTATTATGCCATCATTGACGAAGTGGATTCCATCCTCGTCGATGAAGCGCGTACGCCGCTTATCATTTCGGGGCAAGCCGCGAAATCGACGGAGCTGTATTTTGCTGCGGACCGGTTCGCGAATCGGTTGAAGGAAGAAGAAGATTTCACCGTCGACATCAAGATGCGTTCCGTTACGCTGACCGATGCAGGCGTTGAGAAGGCTGAGAAAGCGTTCGGCATCGAGAACTTGTTCGACCATGCGAACGTGCTGCTTAACCACCACATTCAACAAGCGCTGAAGGCGCATGTTATTATGAAGCGCGATGTTGACTACGTCGTACAAGACGAAGAAGTCGTCATCGTCGATGAGTTCACAGGCCGTCTGATGGCGGGCCGCCGTTACAGCGACGGTCTCCACCAAGCGATCGAAGCAAAGGAACAGATCAAGGTTCAGAACGAGAGCATGACGCTCGCGACGATTACGTTCCAAAACTACTTCCGGATGTATCGCAAGCTGTCCGGCATGACCGGTACGGCGAAGACGGAGGAAGAAGAGTTTAAGAAAATTTACGGGCTTGAAGTCATAACTGTGCCGACGAACCGTAAAAATATCCGTAACGATATCGCCGATGTCGTCTACAAAACCGAGAACGGCAAGTTTAAAGCGGTTGTCGAAGAGATTGTCGCGCGCCATAAAAATAACCAGCCGGTCCTCGTCGGTACGGTTTCCATCGAGAACTCGGAGAAGCTTTCCGAATTGCTCAAGAAGAAGGGCATCCAGCATAAAGTTCTGAATGCGAAGTATCACGCGGAAGAAGCGGAAATCATTTCGCGCGCGGGCCAATCGGGCTCGGTAACGATCGCAACGAACATGGCTGGCCGCGGTACGGACATTATTCTCGGCGAATCGGTTGAATCGCTTGGCGGTTTGCACATTATCGGTACGGAGCGTCACGAAAGCCGCCGGATCGATAACCAGCTGCGCGGTCGTGCCGGCCGTCAAGGCGACCCGGGCTCCTCGCAGTTCTATCTGTCGCTCGAAGACGATCTCATGCGCCGTTTCGGCTCGGAGAACATCATGGGCATGATGGAGCGTCTCGGATTTGAAGAGGATCAGCCGATCGAGAGCCGTCTAATCTCCCGTGCGATTGAGTCCGCTCAGAAGCGCGTCGAGGGCACGAACTTCGATCAGCGTAAAATCGTCCTTCAATACGATGACGTTATGAACCAGCAGCGTGAAATCATCTACAAGCAGCGCCGCGAAGTGCTCTTCTCCGAGAACATCCGCGAAATCGTGCTGGAGATGATTAAGCCGGTCGTGACGAAGATCGTTGAAGCGCACTGCCCGACCGAGGATGTTCCCGAAAACTGGGAGCTTCAAGAGATCGTCGATTATGCGGAAGGCAACTTCCTGAACGAAGACATGATCACGAAGGACGATCTATGGGGTAAGGAGCCGAACGAAATTATCGACTTCCTGCTCGAGAAGGTTATCGGTCTATACGATCAACGCGAAGCCGAAATCGGCGCGGAAACGATGCGCGAATTCGAGAAGGTTGTCGTGCTGCGCGCGGTAGACAGCAAGTGGATGGATCACATCGACGCGATGGATCAGCTTCGCCAAGGCATCCACCTTCGTGCTTACGGCGGTACCGATCCGCTGCGCGAATATCAATTTGAAGGCTTCGAGATGTTCAAGGAAATGATTGAACATATTCAGGAAGAAGTCACGAAATATATTATGAAAGCGCACGTGGAGAGCAACCTCGAGCGCCAAGAAGTGGCCAAAGGCCAAACGGAGTCCGGCGGCAGCAGCGAAATGCAGCAGAAGCGCCCGGTGGTCAAAGAAGAGCGCGTGCGCCGGAACGACCCATGCCCGTGCGGCAGCGGCAAGAAATACAAGCAGTGCCACGGACAATAG
- the hpf gene encoding ribosome hibernation-promoting factor, HPF/YfiA family produces the protein MKYNIRGQHILVTDALRDYVEKKLSRLEKYFEEPITSETNVTMSVTKGKHVIEVMIPLSNAMLRAEEKSEDMYASIDLVVDKLERQIRKHKTKINNRYRRDSGIRTLFKEDGAAVRVLEEEEDYELVRTKRFMLKPMDVEEAILQMNMVGHNFFMFANASTKEVNVVYKRSDGRYGLIEAD, from the coding sequence ATGAAATACAACATTCGAGGTCAACACATCCTAGTGACTGACGCCTTGCGCGATTATGTCGAGAAGAAACTGAGCCGCCTGGAAAAGTATTTTGAAGAGCCGATTACCTCCGAAACAAACGTGACGATGTCCGTCACGAAAGGCAAACATGTAATTGAAGTTATGATCCCGCTATCGAACGCAATGCTAAGAGCAGAAGAGAAGAGCGAGGATATGTACGCTTCCATTGATTTGGTAGTGGACAAACTGGAGCGTCAAATTCGCAAACATAAAACGAAAATTAACAATCGCTACCGGAGGGACAGCGGCATCCGCACCTTGTTTAAGGAAGACGGGGCAGCGGTACGGGTACTTGAAGAGGAAGAAGACTACGAGCTTGTGAGGACGAAGCGCTTCATGCTAAAGCCGATGGACGTGGAAGAAGCGATTCTTCAAATGAACATGGTAGGGCACAACTTCTTCATGTTCGCGAACGCCTCGACCAAGGAAGTTAACGTCGTATATAAACGAAGTGACGGCCGCTACGGATTAATAGAAGCGGATTAA
- a CDS encoding cold-shock protein translates to MQGKVKWFNAEKGYGFIETEQGGDVFVHFSAIQAEGFKTLEEGQSVEFDIVEGARGPQAANVIKL, encoded by the coding sequence ATGCAAGGTAAAGTAAAATGGTTCAACGCTGAAAAAGGTTATGGATTCATCGAGACTGAGCAAGGCGGCGACGTATTTGTTCACTTCTCCGCAATCCAAGCTGAAGGTTTCAAAACTCTTGAAGAAGGCCAATCCGTTGAGTTCGACATCGTCGAAGGCGCACGTGGTCCTCAAGCTGCAAACGTTATCAAACTGTAA
- the fliS gene encoding flagellar export chaperone FliS — protein MMQAQMNKYVNNSVQTASPAQLLIMLYDGAIRFSKAAIDALGKGNNEDANRNLCKVQDIIAEFIITLNTNSSLSSDLIMLYEYFKQRLTEANMKKDKGPVVEVLGYLVELRETWIAASRLAGDVKRSS, from the coding sequence ATGATGCAAGCTCAAATGAATAAATACGTAAACAATTCCGTTCAGACGGCCTCGCCGGCTCAGCTATTAATCATGTTGTATGATGGAGCGATCCGTTTCTCGAAGGCGGCGATCGATGCGCTGGGCAAAGGGAATAACGAGGATGCAAACCGCAATTTATGCAAGGTGCAGGATATCATTGCGGAATTTATCATTACGTTGAACACCAACTCTTCCCTTTCCTCTGATCTAATCATGCTATATGAATACTTCAAGCAGCGGTTGACTGAAGCGAACATGAAGAAGGATAAGGGGCCGGTAGTAGAGGTGTTGGGCTATCTGGTCGAGCTTCGCGAGACTTGGATCGCAGCATCGAGACTAGCCGGCGATGTGAAACGGAGCTCCTAG
- the fliD gene encoding flagellar filament capping protein FliD: protein MVLRISGLASGIDTDSIIKELMKAHKVPVDKLKQQKQTIEWQRDAYRDMNKKLLDFRNNKLFNFKLESNLASKKTTISGDNQVFSATARAEAPTGTMSVKVMALASSASMTGGDARPAASFDPAKPLSEQNASVRVVPGTDYSFKINGVQIDVDTSADSLNAVISRINQKTNVNAFYDSFTGKISLTSKTTGENAKIEFTEDTNNFATDVLKLPAGASDPVPKGTNAMLELNGVLTQRESNAFTVNNVDFVLKQKSVFTGSTPADELDPSKYVATSVGVSTDADKIVESIKGFIADYNDVLKTMQDEVSEKKYRDFLPLTDEQRSSMKEDEIKLWETKAKSGLLYNDSILKSAIGFMRSASSTLVNTGSKYNSLSSIGIGSISYLENGKLSIKDETKLRDAIEKDPAGVVALFSASGNGDSDRSDVGVAQNLYDNLKTTLENMGKKSGTSIYTDSGLKEDSVMGKQLTDLNKRISDSQARLIDLESGYYKRFSAMEAAISKYNSQSSSLSSYFS from the coding sequence ATGGTTCTCAGAATTAGCGGTTTAGCTTCAGGTATCGATACTGACAGCATCATAAAAGAACTCATGAAGGCACATAAGGTGCCTGTAGATAAACTGAAGCAGCAGAAACAAACGATTGAATGGCAACGCGATGCTTATCGGGATATGAACAAGAAGCTGCTTGATTTCCGTAATAACAAGCTGTTCAATTTCAAACTTGAGAGCAATCTCGCTTCTAAGAAGACGACAATTTCGGGCGATAATCAAGTGTTCAGCGCGACGGCAAGGGCGGAAGCTCCGACGGGCACGATGAGCGTTAAGGTCATGGCGCTCGCATCATCTGCTTCGATGACAGGCGGCGATGCTCGGCCGGCTGCTTCCTTCGACCCGGCCAAACCGTTGAGTGAGCAGAACGCTTCGGTTAGGGTTGTACCGGGAACCGACTATTCGTTCAAAATCAATGGGGTTCAAATCGACGTCGATACAAGCGCGGATTCGCTTAATGCCGTCATCTCCCGCATCAATCAGAAGACGAATGTGAATGCCTTTTATGATTCTTTCACGGGCAAAATAAGCCTGACTTCAAAAACTACGGGAGAGAACGCCAAGATTGAGTTTACCGAGGATACTAACAATTTTGCAACAGATGTGTTGAAGCTGCCTGCCGGTGCTTCGGATCCTGTGCCTAAAGGAACGAACGCAATGCTGGAGCTTAATGGCGTACTAACCCAACGAGAGAGCAATGCTTTTACAGTTAATAACGTGGATTTTGTATTGAAACAGAAGAGCGTCTTTACAGGCTCTACGCCTGCCGATGAACTGGATCCTTCCAAATACGTAGCGACCTCCGTTGGCGTAAGCACCGATGCGGACAAGATTGTCGAATCGATCAAGGGTTTTATCGCGGATTATAACGATGTATTGAAAACGATGCAGGATGAAGTCTCGGAAAAGAAGTATAGAGACTTTCTGCCACTGACCGATGAACAGAGAAGCAGCATGAAGGAGGACGAGATCAAGCTATGGGAAACCAAGGCCAAGAGCGGTCTGCTATATAACGATAGCATTCTCAAATCGGCGATCGGCTTTATGCGATCCGCTTCGTCCACACTCGTAAACACGGGAAGCAAGTACAACTCGCTATCCTCGATCGGAATCGGCTCAATCAGTTACCTCGAGAACGGTAAACTGAGTATCAAGGATGAAACGAAGCTGAGAGATGCTATCGAGAAAGATCCGGCAGGCGTCGTCGCGCTATTCTCTGCATCAGGTAACGGCGATTCCGATCGTTCAGATGTCGGGGTTGCACAAAACCTATACGACAATCTTAAGACTACGCTTGAAAATATGGGGAAGAAGTCCGGTACATCGATTTATACGGACTCTGGTTTGAAAGAAGACAGCGTAATGGGTAAACAACTGACAGATCTGAACAAAAGAATCTCGGATTCGCAAGCTCGATTAATCGATCTGGAATCCGGTTATTATAAGCGGTTTTCCGCCATGGAAGCGGCTATCAGTAAGTATAATTCTCAATCGTCAAGTTTAAGCAGCTACTTCTCGTAG
- a CDS encoding flagellar protein FlaG produces MSTNLPINGSISVSAPASASNAVNAQSSLQEPAQTDEQSLQSTREVKRAENQGMRVPLGEKQLINAIEKANKAVEGLNTSCKFSIHESTKQIMVKVVDTDTGKVIREVPPEKILDLVAKMCERAGIWIDERR; encoded by the coding sequence GTGAGTACGAATCTACCGATTAATGGATCCATATCCGTGAGCGCTCCTGCATCTGCATCTAATGCCGTTAATGCTCAAAGCAGTCTCCAAGAACCGGCACAGACCGATGAGCAATCGCTTCAATCCACGAGGGAAGTCAAACGGGCGGAGAATCAAGGTATGAGAGTGCCGCTTGGCGAGAAGCAGTTAATCAATGCAATCGAGAAGGCGAATAAAGCCGTGGAAGGACTCAATACGTCCTGTAAATTTTCGATTCACGAAAGTACAAAACAGATCATGGTAAAGGTCGTTGACACGGATACCGGAAAAGTCATTCGTGAGGTTCCTCCGGAAAAAATATTGGATTTGGTTGCGAAGATGTGTGAAAGAGCGGGCATCTGGATCGACGAGCGAAGATAA
- a CDS encoding flagellin N-terminal helical domain-containing protein, with protein MRINHNIAALNTHRQLGANSAASAKNIEKLSSGLRINRAGDDAAGLAISEKMRGQIRGLDMAAKNAQDGISLIQTAEGALNETHSILQRMRELSVQSANDTNTSSDREELQKEMNQLTSEINRIGNTTEFNTMKLLNGDKSITTTSGTTSVTSTTIVNGAGGNVAVASALGVSLSGTAAEDAAWQKAISGGIVIGTDSTADEKIDWTDIDLGSAANVTLNRTATGDLKVTLGGTDGSGNVFAYEATFTKDVMEAAATDGVYSVQFHGVSFDLNLEEFENAGTTNADLDLTAAVDNSVTDMQGTYGLKHDFTSATEATKFNSFTIDGTNQALAGLASLEISFDGTDVTVKGYAADGTTVLLNDVSTPATAPAAAGDKFKYEENGISFEFELIADSTGTDITSFTTNKIDISAQVAQAKTTTTTTTTTTIASDNSLKMQIGANNGQAMAIDVADMRASALGISSKTASATKTVKDSMGNDTTASYTAISNVTSGTDSATTEYALDVSTAAKAAAAIKVIDDSMATVSSERSKLGAFQNRLEHTINNLQTSSENLTASESRIRDVDMAKEMMEQTKNNILAQAAQAMLAQANQQPQGVLQLLR; from the coding sequence ATGAGAATTAACCACAACATTGCAGCTTTGAACACGCACCGTCAATTGGGCGCTAACAGCGCAGCTTCTGCTAAGAACATCGAAAAATTGTCTTCGGGTCTTCGCATCAACCGTGCAGGAGATGACGCAGCAGGTCTTGCAATTTCCGAGAAAATGCGCGGCCAAATCCGCGGCTTGGACATGGCTGCTAAGAACGCGCAAGACGGCATCTCTCTGATCCAAACAGCTGAAGGTGCATTGAACGAAACTCACTCCATCCTGCAACGCATGCGCGAGCTGTCGGTACAATCCGCGAACGATACGAACACTTCGAGCGACCGTGAAGAATTGCAGAAGGAAATGAACCAGTTGACTTCCGAGATTAACCGGATTGGCAATACAACCGAGTTCAATACGATGAAGCTGTTGAACGGTGACAAATCTATTACTACTACTTCAGGCACTACTTCTGTTACATCTACTACCATTGTTAATGGAGCAGGCGGGAATGTAGCAGTAGCTAGCGCGCTAGGCGTTTCTTTGTCCGGTACAGCTGCAGAAGATGCTGCATGGCAAAAAGCAATTAGCGGCGGCATCGTAATTGGTACTGACAGTACTGCTGATGAAAAAATCGATTGGACAGATATCGATTTAGGCTCTGCGGCAAATGTCACGCTGAACAGAACCGCAACTGGAGACTTGAAGGTTACTTTGGGCGGTACAGACGGTTCTGGCAATGTATTTGCATACGAAGCTACATTTACAAAAGACGTAATGGAAGCGGCGGCTACAGATGGCGTGTATTCTGTTCAATTCCATGGCGTGTCTTTTGACCTGAACTTAGAAGAATTTGAAAATGCAGGTACAACAAATGCAGATTTGGACTTAACGGCTGCAGTAGATAATTCAGTTACAGACATGCAAGGCACATATGGTTTAAAACATGATTTTACTAGCGCTACAGAAGCAACTAAATTTAACAGCTTTACTATTGATGGAACAAACCAGGCTTTGGCTGGATTGGCTTCATTAGAAATTTCGTTCGATGGTACTGACGTTACTGTAAAAGGTTACGCGGCTGATGGCACTACAGTGCTGCTGAATGATGTGAGCACACCTGCTACGGCTCCAGCAGCAGCCGGAGATAAATTCAAATATGAAGAAAATGGCATCTCCTTTGAATTTGAATTGATTGCTGATTCCACAGGTACTGATATTACGAGCTTCACTACAAACAAGATTGATATTTCCGCTCAAGTTGCACAAGCGAAAACTACTACAACAACAACGACGACTACAACAATTGCATCCGATAACTCATTGAAAATGCAAATCGGCGCTAACAATGGACAGGCGATGGCAATTGACGTAGCTGACATGCGCGCGTCCGCACTGGGTATCTCCTCCAAAACCGCAAGTGCGACTAAAACAGTAAAAGATAGCATGGGGAACGACACTACTGCATCCTATACTGCTATTTCGAATGTTACAAGTGGAACTGACAGCGCAACTACTGAATATGCGCTTGACGTTTCGACTGCAGCAAAAGCAGCGGCGGCAATTAAAGTCATTGACGACAGTATGGCTACGGTATCCAGCGAAAGATCCAAACTTGGTGCTTTCCAAAACCGTTTGGAACACACGATCAACAACCTTCAAACTTCTTCCGAGAACTTGACTGCATCCGAATCCCGTATTCGTGACGTAGACATGGCTAAGGAAATGATGGAGCAAACGAAGAACAACATCCTTGCTCAAGCTGCGCAAGCTATGCTTGCTCAAGCTAACCAACAGCCGCAAGGCGTTCTGCAACTGCTTCGTTAA